One part of the Microlunatus elymi genome encodes these proteins:
- a CDS encoding acyl-CoA dehydrogenase family protein: protein MPVDRMLPDTEATELVALVSEIAREQLAPRAAEAEAQEVFPREAFRVLGRAGLFGMPYPERWGGLDQPYEVYLQALEEVATAWMGVGVGASVHVMTCLALVRFGSDDQRDRFLPDMLGGDLLGAYALSEPQAGSDVAAMTTRAKRTDSGYELHGQKAWISHAGHADYYLTFARTGPDRSHGVSCFLVPADADGLSFGEPERKMGLTASTTAAVYFDGVAVGDDRLIGAEGDGMKIALSALDSGRLGIAAGATGLAQAALDIAASYAKQRVQFGRPIAEFEGLQFLLADMAAAVDNARASYLMAARKRDAGKRFSRDAAVAKLTATDAAMKVSTDAVQVLGGYGYTRDYPVERYLREAKATQIFEGTNQIQRLVIARELLR from the coding sequence ATGCCCGTTGATCGGATGTTGCCCGACACCGAGGCAACCGAACTCGTCGCACTGGTGTCCGAGATCGCCCGCGAACAGCTGGCGCCGAGGGCCGCGGAGGCCGAGGCGCAGGAGGTGTTCCCGCGGGAAGCGTTTCGGGTGCTCGGACGCGCAGGGCTGTTCGGCATGCCCTACCCCGAGCGCTGGGGCGGCCTCGATCAGCCGTACGAGGTCTACCTGCAGGCGTTGGAGGAGGTGGCCACCGCCTGGATGGGGGTGGGCGTCGGCGCCTCGGTGCACGTGATGACCTGCCTGGCGTTGGTGCGCTTCGGCAGTGACGATCAACGCGACCGGTTCCTGCCGGACATGCTCGGCGGCGACCTGCTCGGGGCGTACGCGTTGTCCGAACCGCAGGCCGGCTCCGACGTGGCGGCGATGACAACCCGGGCCAAGCGCACCGACTCCGGCTACGAGCTGCACGGGCAGAAGGCGTGGATTAGCCACGCCGGTCACGCCGACTACTACCTGACCTTCGCCCGGACCGGTCCGGACCGCAGCCACGGGGTGAGCTGTTTCCTGGTCCCGGCCGACGCCGACGGGCTGTCCTTCGGCGAGCCGGAACGCAAGATGGGGCTGACCGCCTCGACCACCGCTGCCGTCTACTTCGACGGGGTCGCGGTGGGTGACGATCGGTTGATCGGTGCCGAAGGTGACGGGATGAAGATCGCCTTGTCGGCGTTGGATTCCGGCCGGTTGGGCATCGCTGCCGGAGCGACCGGGCTGGCGCAGGCCGCGCTCGACATCGCGGCCTCGTACGCGAAGCAGCGGGTGCAGTTCGGCCGGCCGATCGCCGAATTCGAGGGGCTGCAGTTCCTGCTGGCCGACATGGCCGCCGCGGTCGACAACGCGCGGGCGAGCTATCTGATGGCGGCGCGCAAACGCGACGCCGGCAAGCGATTCAGCCGGGACGCGGCCGTGGCGAAGCTGACCGCCACCGATGCAGCGATGAAGGTCAGCACCGACGCGGTGCAGGTGCTCGGCGGCTACGGCTACACCCGCGACTACCCGGTCGAGCGCTATCTGCGCGAGGCGAAAGCAACCCAGATCTTCGAAGGTACGAACCAGATACAACGTTTGGTGATCGCCAGGGAACTGCTGCGGTGA
- a CDS encoding nucleotidyltransferase domain-containing protein — protein sequence MQHHDDSIAAFVDRARDNYAVLAVIVDGSVSSGTERPDSDVDLVLVLTEDAFAQAWQENRLSYVERDGITYEGGYYDIKVASVAYLRRAADHADDPMRASLLHARIAWSRLDDLADLVAAIPRLPEEVWERRMASFIAQVRLHGGYFLKQAVQLDNEFLLHHAAVHLVGAGGRALLALNRTLFQGQKYLDRTLARLERVPAGYADAAHAVLSTPSLQTGTAYRDLIENFAAWPITAEETLSTFVRDNELSWYTGRSPIEYA from the coding sequence ATGCAACATCACGATGACAGCATCGCCGCCTTCGTCGACCGGGCGCGCGACAACTACGCCGTGCTGGCGGTGATCGTGGACGGGTCGGTGTCATCGGGCACCGAACGCCCAGACTCCGATGTCGATCTTGTGCTGGTGCTCACCGAGGACGCGTTTGCCCAAGCCTGGCAGGAGAATCGGCTCAGTTACGTCGAACGCGACGGCATAACGTACGAGGGTGGCTACTACGACATCAAGGTCGCCAGCGTGGCCTATCTGCGCCGGGCAGCTGATCATGCCGACGACCCGATGCGGGCCTCGCTCCTGCATGCGCGGATCGCCTGGTCTCGGCTCGATGATCTTGCTGACCTCGTGGCGGCGATCCCGCGGCTGCCGGAGGAGGTCTGGGAGCGGCGGATGGCGTCCTTCATCGCCCAGGTCCGGCTGCACGGCGGCTACTTCCTCAAGCAGGCGGTGCAACTTGACAACGAATTCCTGCTGCACCACGCCGCCGTGCATCTGGTCGGCGCCGGTGGCCGCGCCCTGCTGGCCCTGAACCGCACCCTGTTCCAGGGCCAGAAGTATCTCGACCGGACCCTGGCTCGACTCGAACGCGTGCCCGCCGGTTACGCCGACGCCGCCCACGCAGTGCTGTCGACCCCGAGCCTGCAGACCGGCACCGCCTACCGCGATCTGATCGAGAACTTCGCCGCCTGGCCGATCACCGCCGAAGAGACCCTCTCCACCTTCGTTCGCGACAACGAGCTGTCCTGGTACACCGGCCGCTCCCCGATCGAGTACGCCTGA
- the cysS gene encoding cysteine--tRNA ligase, whose amino-acid sequence MTFRLYDSATQAVRDLETVVPGQVSIYHCGLTVQSAPHVGHIRKEVVFDVLRRWLTHLGYQVTVVANVTDIDDKILAKSAEAGVPWWAHAYRFERELHEAYAALGCVPPTYEPRATGHIPEMVELIKILIDRGHAYPAADGSGDVYFDVRSWPDYGMLSRQKIDDMEPAADSEPRGKKDPRDFALWKGHKPDEPETASWDTSWGRGRPGWHLECSAMAGKYLGDEFDIHGGGIDLRFPHHENELAQSTAAGRPFARYWMHNAFVTAAGEKMSKSLGNGALVNQVTKNYPPRAVRFYLLGPHYRSTIEFADTSLAEATASLDRIDNFVARASDQVGPVTSVVPDAFAEAMNDDLGTPGALAVLYNTVREGNSAIEAGDQAAVAEALARVTGMLEVLGLAADDPIWQGQGGRDETLTSVVDALVGELLKQREDARARKDFAAADGIRDTLIKLGVEISDTPAGPKWRLTR is encoded by the coding sequence GTGACTTTTCGACTTTATGACTCCGCCACGCAGGCCGTGCGGGACCTCGAAACCGTGGTTCCGGGTCAGGTGTCGATCTATCACTGTGGCTTGACGGTCCAGTCGGCGCCGCATGTCGGGCACATCCGCAAGGAGGTCGTCTTCGACGTGCTCCGGCGCTGGCTGACTCACCTGGGTTACCAGGTGACGGTGGTCGCCAACGTCACCGACATCGACGACAAGATCCTGGCCAAGTCCGCCGAGGCCGGGGTGCCGTGGTGGGCGCACGCCTACCGGTTCGAGCGTGAGCTGCACGAGGCGTACGCGGCGCTGGGTTGCGTGCCGCCGACGTACGAGCCGAGGGCGACCGGGCACATCCCGGAGATGGTCGAGTTGATCAAGATCTTGATCGACCGCGGACATGCCTATCCGGCGGCCGACGGCTCCGGCGACGTCTACTTCGACGTACGTTCCTGGCCGGACTACGGGATGCTGTCCCGGCAGAAGATCGATGACATGGAACCGGCAGCGGACTCCGAGCCGCGAGGCAAGAAGGACCCCCGCGACTTCGCGCTGTGGAAGGGGCACAAACCGGACGAGCCCGAGACGGCGTCCTGGGACACGTCCTGGGGTCGCGGTCGGCCCGGCTGGCATCTGGAGTGCTCGGCAATGGCCGGCAAGTATCTCGGCGACGAGTTCGACATCCACGGCGGCGGCATCGATCTGCGCTTCCCGCATCACGAGAACGAGCTGGCTCAGTCCACCGCGGCCGGTCGCCCCTTCGCCCGCTACTGGATGCACAACGCGTTCGTCACCGCTGCCGGGGAGAAGATGAGCAAGTCCCTGGGCAACGGTGCGCTGGTCAATCAGGTGACCAAGAACTATCCGCCGCGCGCCGTCCGTTTCTACCTGCTGGGGCCGCATTATCGTTCGACGATCGAATTCGCCGACACCTCGTTGGCCGAGGCCACGGCTTCGTTGGATCGGATCGACAACTTCGTCGCCCGGGCGAGCGATCAGGTCGGCCCGGTGACGTCGGTGGTGCCTGATGCGTTCGCCGAGGCGATGAATGATGATCTTGGTACGCCTGGCGCGCTCGCGGTCCTCTACAACACCGTCCGTGAGGGAAATTCGGCCATCGAGGCCGGCGATCAAGCCGCGGTTGCCGAGGCGCTGGCACGGGTGACCGGCATGCTCGAGGTGCTCGGGCTGGCCGCCGACGATCCGATCTGGCAAGGCCAGGGTGGTCGGGACGAGACGCTGACCTCGGTGGTCGACGCGCTGGTCGGCGAGCTGCTGAAGCAGCGCGAGGATGCCCGTGCCCGCAAGGATTTCGCCGCCGCCGACGGCATCCGCGACACCCTGATCAAACTCGGCGTGGAAATCTCCGACACCCCGGCCGGCCCGAAGTGGCGGCTGACCCGATGA
- the rlmB gene encoding 23S rRNA (guanosine(2251)-2'-O)-methyltransferase RlmB, which yields MPGNSQRKGAVRRKGKGNTAGSGGRVRRGLEGKGPTPKAEDRPYHKAYKAKQDQQRQQGARPKRPSVARTGGPEWIAGRNPVLEALQAELPISAGYVAEGAERDDRLRDIFKITADRGISLLQTSRGDLDRLTGGAVHQGVALQLPAFDYKHPDDLLADTDGAPLIVALDHVTDPRNLGAVVRSAAAFGANGILIPERRSAGMTAAAWKSSAGAAARLPIARATNLTRTLQSYAKAGLFVVGLAGDGEVDIADLPQAADPLVLVVGSEGEGLSRLVRETCDVVASIPISSSIESLNAGVATSIALYEVAKSRS from the coding sequence TTGCCCGGTAACAGTCAGCGCAAGGGCGCGGTACGCCGCAAGGGCAAGGGCAACACGGCCGGATCCGGTGGCCGGGTTCGCCGCGGTTTGGAGGGCAAGGGTCCTACTCCGAAGGCCGAGGATCGCCCGTATCACAAGGCGTACAAGGCAAAACAGGACCAGCAGCGGCAGCAGGGAGCTCGGCCCAAGCGGCCGTCCGTTGCCCGCACCGGCGGACCGGAGTGGATCGCCGGACGCAACCCTGTGCTGGAGGCGTTGCAGGCCGAGTTGCCGATCAGCGCCGGGTACGTGGCCGAGGGTGCGGAGCGCGACGATCGGCTGCGGGACATCTTCAAGATCACCGCGGATCGTGGGATCTCGCTGTTGCAGACCAGCCGTGGTGATCTTGATCGGTTGACCGGCGGCGCCGTGCACCAAGGTGTTGCGCTGCAGTTGCCGGCGTTCGACTACAAGCATCCCGACGACCTGCTGGCCGACACGGACGGTGCACCGCTGATCGTCGCTCTTGACCACGTCACCGATCCGCGCAACCTGGGTGCCGTGGTTCGTTCGGCGGCGGCGTTCGGCGCGAACGGCATCCTGATTCCGGAGCGACGGTCGGCCGGGATGACCGCCGCTGCCTGGAAGAGTTCTGCCGGTGCGGCGGCCCGGTTGCCGATCGCACGGGCCACCAACCTGACCCGGACTCTGCAGAGTTACGCCAAGGCCGGACTCTTCGTGGTCGGTCTGGCCGGCGATGGCGAGGTGGACATCGCCGACCTGCCCCAGGCCGCCGATCCGCTCGTCCTGGTGGTCGGCAGCGAAGGAGAAGGCTTGTCCCGGCTCGTACGGGAGACCTGCGACGTCGTCGCCTCGATTCCGATCAGCTCGTCGATCGAGTCGCTGAACGCCGGTGTCGCCACCAGCATCGCCCTCTACGAGGTCGCCAAGAGCCGAAGCTGA
- a CDS encoding PDDEXK nuclease domain-containing protein, translating into MLERQGGALTEVGGDDFFIDLLFYHLKLHRYMVIELKAEKFRPEHLGQLAFYLTAVDNEMKSHVDGPTIGLLLCRGKNAVVAEYAMRDSTGPLGIADYQLAESLPTTCRRVFRPSSRSKESSKWAWSDNIGEVRRTRSGSGRCTRTARCRERRWRGSLRR; encoded by the coding sequence GTGCTCGAGCGTCAGGGAGGGGCGCTCACCGAGGTCGGCGGCGATGACTTCTTCATCGATCTGCTGTTCTATCACCTGAAGTTGCACCGCTACATGGTTATCGAGCTCAAGGCCGAGAAGTTCAGACCTGAGCATTTGGGTCAGCTGGCGTTCTACCTGACTGCCGTAGACAACGAGATGAAGTCTCACGTAGACGGGCCGACGATCGGACTCTTGCTCTGTAGAGGTAAGAACGCCGTAGTCGCCGAGTACGCGATGCGGGACAGCACTGGCCCACTTGGAATTGCTGACTACCAACTCGCGGAGTCGCTACCTACGACTTGCAGACGAGTCTTCCGACCATCGAGCAGATCGAAAGAGAGCTCGAAATGGGCCTGGAGTGACAACATCGGCGAGGTCAGGCGTACTCGATCGGGGAGCGGCCGGTGTACCAGGACAGCTCGTTGTCGCGAACGAAGGTGGAGAGGGTCTCTTCGGCGGTGA
- a CDS encoding MarR family winged helix-turn-helix transcriptional regulator has translation MTEDLHHLGEDLISISARVVRWAPAEQSGLSVAAARILSRLRDAGQMKISDLAVAERSSQPTITNHIKRLEEAGLVERHSDPNDARVSLISATSHGRAKLSAIRHELGTFLAPRLGALSESDRETLERAIKVLNDLVEQDR, from the coding sequence ATGACCGAAGATCTCCACCACTTGGGTGAAGACCTGATCAGCATTTCCGCGCGGGTGGTCCGATGGGCACCCGCCGAGCAGTCTGGGCTGAGCGTGGCGGCGGCCAGGATTCTCAGCAGACTTCGAGACGCCGGGCAGATGAAGATCAGTGATCTTGCTGTTGCCGAGCGCAGTTCGCAGCCCACCATCACCAACCACATCAAGCGTTTGGAGGAGGCCGGACTGGTCGAGCGACACTCCGATCCGAACGACGCCCGGGTGTCGCTGATCTCGGCCACCTCGCACGGCAGGGCCAAGTTGTCGGCGATCCGGCACGAGCTCGGCACCTTCCTGGCGCCCCGTCTGGGCGCGCTGTCGGAGTCCGACCGGGAGACGCTGGAGCGGGCGATCAAGGTGCTCAACGACCTGGTCGAACAGGACCGCTGA